The Pseudophaeobacter arcticus DSM 23566 genome includes a region encoding these proteins:
- a CDS encoding AMP-binding protein yields MTENNNTMTKEIASQFDLKATLRAAFEMQGNKEVIAIWSRKGQRDAYTSAELAGMAETIALELRAWLGEGSHTLVLALPMGIEFIGVMLGAFWADITIVPVPLPRMGAQSDRFQQIVKDSQASAILCLPRHVELLNSVLRAGSAQPCQVVPLPLSSSTCAPVLFSRDTTPSAPSLIQYTSGSTRAPKGVRVLGGNIVANSNLVQRSWGLNQNARVVNWLPHYHDMGLMGGILYPLLAGGFSAQIDPLDFIRRPSFWLEVIDAERANFSGGATFGYSEVLRRVPAEKTRQLDLSCWTNAYCGAEPVPANLLPTFHAHLAATGFPRDALFACYGMAEMTLFAAGIRGDAEHHAKVAPCHLTPELAQMCAIVDPVSGARLADGQEGEIWLRGPSRAEGYLNQPNETGTTFGQSLDGQADWLRTGDIGYKTGEALFVIGRIKDIVICNGRNIAAPEIEWHACQQHEALNAMSAAAFAPDPNQSGDAVLIAELHTKNLASQEREHICQNIRKTLQGEMGLNMVDIILVPRGRLERTSSGKIRRSSVAAAWRADCSSYTPTDEEV; encoded by the coding sequence ATGACAGAAAATAATAACACCATGACCAAAGAGATAGCATCACAGTTCGATTTGAAGGCCACGCTCCGTGCTGCTTTTGAGATGCAGGGCAACAAGGAAGTTATTGCGATTTGGTCACGCAAGGGACAACGTGACGCCTATACATCTGCCGAGCTTGCGGGCATGGCCGAAACGATTGCATTGGAGCTAAGAGCCTGGCTTGGAGAGGGCTCGCATACCCTGGTGCTCGCTTTGCCGATGGGGATAGAATTCATAGGCGTTATGTTGGGGGCCTTTTGGGCCGACATAACGATTGTTCCTGTGCCTTTGCCCAGAATGGGCGCACAGTCAGACCGTTTTCAGCAAATCGTCAAGGACAGTCAGGCAAGTGCAATTCTGTGCTTGCCCAGGCACGTGGAACTTCTCAACTCTGTATTGCGCGCGGGGTCGGCGCAGCCATGCCAGGTTGTCCCATTGCCGTTGTCTTCCAGCACCTGTGCCCCTGTGCTTTTCAGTCGAGACACTACCCCGAGCGCCCCGTCCCTAATTCAATATACCTCTGGCTCCACCCGTGCCCCCAAAGGGGTAAGGGTTCTCGGAGGCAATATTGTCGCGAATTCCAATCTTGTCCAACGGAGTTGGGGACTCAACCAAAACGCACGTGTTGTGAACTGGCTGCCTCATTATCACGACATGGGGCTAATGGGCGGCATTTTGTACCCACTCCTGGCGGGCGGTTTTTCCGCGCAGATTGATCCTTTGGACTTTATCCGTCGTCCTTCCTTCTGGTTAGAGGTCATCGATGCAGAGCGTGCAAATTTCAGCGGTGGTGCCACATTTGGATATTCTGAAGTGCTGCGGCGTGTGCCAGCAGAAAAGACACGGCAGTTAGACCTGTCATGCTGGACAAATGCTTATTGTGGCGCGGAACCGGTGCCGGCAAATTTGCTGCCGACATTCCACGCACATTTAGCTGCAACGGGATTTCCACGTGACGCGCTCTTTGCTTGCTATGGGATGGCGGAAATGACGCTGTTCGCTGCAGGCATTCGCGGGGATGCAGAACATCATGCAAAAGTTGCGCCCTGCCATCTGACCCCAGAGCTCGCTCAGATGTGTGCCATAGTGGACCCCGTGAGTGGTGCCCGTTTGGCTGACGGTCAGGAAGGTGAAATTTGGTTGCGTGGCCCATCGCGCGCAGAAGGGTATTTAAACCAGCCCAATGAGACCGGAACGACGTTTGGCCAGAGCCTTGACGGCCAAGCAGACTGGCTTCGCACCGGTGATATTGGCTATAAAACAGGAGAGGCCCTATTTGTCATAGGGCGGATCAAAGACATTGTGATCTGCAATGGTCGTAATATCGCAGCGCCCGAGATAGAGTGGCACGCGTGCCAACAGCATGAAGCACTAAATGCGATGTCTGCGGCCGCCTTTGCACCTGATCCCAATCAATCAGGAGATGCTGTTTTGATCGCAGAGCTACACACTAAAAACCTGGCAAGCCAAGAACGAGAGCACATATGCCAAAACATTCGGAAGACTCTGCAGGGGGAGATGGGCCTCAACATGGTGGACATAATCCTGGTTCCCAGAGGCCGACTTGAACGGACCAGCAGCGGAAAAATTCGCCGCAGTTCAGTCGCCGCAGCATGGCGGGCAGATTGTTCGAGTTACACGCCCACCGACGAAGAGGTTTGA
- a CDS encoding cytochrome P450 translates to METDIKSAFHTAGEIIGDPQMVSEILRSTDFQVPQIEAHIIALQEQSGISFANILQLTRSTAVFQKNPAHLATRRAIAPFFTAKAVKIWTPTIDAAVEKAIGHLLTVKDPDLVTDFCDPLFITVFGQIIGLKMANLNRLSAVIKSIGRLSQPMLSIKVLKQIEAEIQEIDTYLPKAPSLRSATLLSFLQTAQLNENPVLDPRDTSIWLLVAGYTASQTLGFILSDLLQREKGVWMELAKKGLPAEVLEDLIARLPSTRTLVRTANASVQVSGCPFHQGDIAVMDVIKANEQLRTTSANGNAHLSFGKGAHKCPGAEVSRLLLTRTLPAMARALPYLTLHREQVRFEVRPMVQFPTHLPVTLTNQSERQSARLIEVRSFEEARQVVNDDKNWGPPELEPHLRALADRSGRNMDTALQIARNAMFFMSGPRHAEIRRAVAQSLGGNRIGLWDDLIAQQVSAALDHLESKADPDLITHFADPIFRNIMKPVLGVHSSDHTQFDALAPVLQDVLEPWLRLRELERLQLKFEEILNLMRPPDEATLSAPSILSQLLSADLPSFTEADLKALILVLYGASFNLSHTIGNVLHHVILLGADARKSAADAAWVDQHLEELIAICGSPKYIYRMARTAQTLGQISVNEGETLRLQLPVLNRGQRAGNLAFGHGLHRCVGAALTKKILRVAIPKFFDRFPAARLEPSGVVTYPMSQTLAYSHLFCTLQPTG, encoded by the coding sequence GTGGAAACGGATATCAAGTCGGCGTTTCACACCGCTGGTGAAATCATTGGAGATCCCCAAATGGTTTCCGAAATCCTCAGAAGCACTGACTTTCAGGTGCCTCAGATTGAGGCGCACATCATCGCTCTGCAGGAACAAAGTGGAATTTCATTTGCCAACATCCTACAACTCACAAGATCAACGGCGGTGTTTCAAAAAAATCCGGCGCACCTTGCAACACGTCGTGCCATTGCCCCGTTTTTCACGGCCAAGGCGGTCAAGATCTGGACGCCAACAATCGATGCTGCGGTCGAAAAGGCCATCGGACATCTGCTCACCGTCAAAGACCCCGACCTGGTCACAGATTTTTGTGACCCCCTGTTTATCACTGTTTTTGGTCAGATTATCGGTCTTAAGATGGCCAACCTCAACCGACTGAGCGCGGTGATCAAATCAATCGGCAGGCTGTCTCAGCCGATGCTTTCGATAAAGGTGCTGAAGCAGATCGAAGCCGAAATACAAGAGATCGATACATATCTTCCCAAAGCGCCCTCACTCCGCTCCGCAACTCTTCTCTCATTCCTCCAGACGGCTCAGCTAAACGAAAACCCCGTGCTGGACCCGCGCGACACCTCGATTTGGCTGCTCGTGGCAGGGTACACTGCTTCGCAAACCTTGGGATTTATCCTGAGCGACCTTCTGCAGCGAGAGAAGGGCGTATGGATGGAACTTGCGAAGAAAGGTCTGCCCGCCGAGGTGCTTGAGGATCTTATCGCGCGTCTTCCATCTACGCGAACATTGGTGCGAACGGCCAATGCTTCCGTGCAGGTGTCTGGATGCCCGTTCCACCAAGGCGACATTGCAGTTATGGATGTCATCAAGGCAAATGAACAACTGAGAACAACATCTGCCAACGGCAATGCCCATCTGTCCTTCGGCAAAGGTGCTCATAAATGCCCAGGCGCCGAAGTTTCAAGACTGCTGCTGACCCGAACACTCCCGGCGATGGCACGTGCGCTTCCATACCTCACTTTGCATCGCGAACAGGTTCGGTTTGAAGTTAGACCTATGGTTCAATTCCCGACCCATTTGCCTGTGACGCTGACCAATCAATCGGAAAGACAAAGCGCTCGGCTGATCGAGGTCAGATCGTTTGAGGAGGCACGGCAGGTTGTCAACGATGACAAAAACTGGGGGCCGCCGGAACTAGAGCCCCATCTGCGTGCATTGGCAGATCGCTCAGGGCGAAATATGGATACCGCCTTGCAAATCGCGCGTAATGCCATGTTTTTCATGTCCGGCCCCCGCCATGCCGAAATCCGACGTGCTGTGGCGCAATCGCTTGGCGGCAACCGCATCGGCTTGTGGGATGATCTCATCGCGCAACAGGTATCGGCGGCTTTGGATCACTTGGAAAGTAAGGCTGATCCTGACCTGATCACTCATTTCGCAGATCCCATTTTCCGCAACATCATGAAGCCGGTACTGGGGGTCCATTCCAGTGACCACACCCAATTCGATGCGCTGGCTCCTGTGCTCCAGGATGTTCTGGAACCCTGGTTGAGATTGCGAGAACTAGAGCGCCTTCAACTGAAGTTTGAGGAAATTCTCAACTTGATGCGGCCTCCGGACGAGGCCACCCTATCGGCACCCTCCATTTTGAGCCAGCTTCTGTCAGCAGATTTGCCATCGTTCACGGAGGCCGATCTAAAAGCGTTGATTCTGGTCCTGTACGGGGCAAGTTTCAACCTGTCACACACGATCGGAAACGTCCTACATCATGTCATTTTATTGGGCGCCGATGCCCGAAAATCTGCGGCGGATGCGGCCTGGGTTGATCAGCACCTGGAAGAGTTGATCGCAATTTGTGGTTCACCAAAGTACATCTATCGCATGGCCAGAACTGCGCAAACTCTGGGTCAGATATCGGTCAACGAGGGTGAAACTCTGCGCCTTCAATTACCGGTCCTCAACAGGGGACAAAGGGCTGGAAACCTTGCCTTTGGGCATGGGTTGCACCGCTGTGTTGGCGCCGCTCTAACCAAAAAGATACTGCGTGTCGCAATCCCTAAGTTTTTCGACCGTTTTCCAGCTGCGCGTCTTGAACCTTCGGGGGTCGTCACATATCCAATGTCGCAAACCCTTGCGTACTCCCATCTATTTTGCACTTTGCAGCCAACTGGTTGA
- a CDS encoding acyl carrier protein: MSGLTLDTTVMSFLIAKIAGVTKQDAASISGEANLVDLGLQSIDAVILSGDIEDEFEIELDPATIFEHETLNSFALEISRRRDLP, from the coding sequence ATGTCAGGATTAACCTTGGACACCACAGTGATGTCGTTTTTGATCGCAAAAATTGCGGGGGTTACAAAACAGGATGCTGCCTCAATCTCTGGCGAAGCGAACCTGGTCGACCTAGGGCTGCAGTCCATTGACGCGGTGATTTTGTCTGGTGATATCGAAGATGAGTTCGAGATCGAATTGGATCCGGCCACAATTTTTGAACACGAGACGCTGAACAGCTTTGCCTTGGAGATTTCACGCCGCCGCGATCTGCCATGA
- a CDS encoding carbamoyltransferase family protein — protein MRTFYLGLSTTGHDPSLALVDHAGRVVFAEATERFVKDKRAWGLAPDNLNHLASALHHAGVGPDDKINVATTWSSSKEATGTKVHDALLPASDTLWMLHMQASLQQSAGASLLRLGYATEKPQVQRFDHHLCHAVTACSFAPVSDAACLVIDGEGDVGAVSSFTLRDRTLKRAWRSWGPGSLGTFYGWLTGLCGFDWRKGEEWKVMGLAAFGEVDPDLVETLSQLLTVDRGRLRFADSKQTAQIQKVMVQHTRKPGSPILQAANLAATGQACFAKFADQILASAENDTTGNLILSGGCALNSSYNGTIVDRTGFDQVFVPPCPADDGNAIGAALLAWMYDTNTAEIPFNGGSPFLGSSASPKTLAACRAAAAQGLNVTELNGQSAGIVAAELAKGHVLGVMRGQSEFGPRALGNRSILADPRSPEMKDQINARVKGREAYRPFAPVVFESELANWFEQPQPSPYMAKTLPFKKQVTDRIPAVVHEDGTGRVQSVTPTMYPWMSDVLQTFGRLTDVPVLLNTSFNIMGKPIVHDVEDAIGALMTTGLDGVVFDEFLIGKKNICPPS, from the coding sequence ATGAGGACCTTCTATCTGGGCCTCTCCACGACAGGGCACGATCCCAGCCTCGCATTGGTTGATCACGCCGGGCGCGTCGTGTTTGCAGAAGCAACAGAGCGCTTTGTAAAAGATAAGCGCGCTTGGGGGTTGGCCCCTGACAACCTGAATCATTTAGCATCAGCTTTGCATCACGCAGGTGTTGGTCCTGATGATAAAATCAATGTGGCAACAACCTGGTCCTCCAGCAAAGAGGCGACCGGGACAAAAGTGCACGATGCCCTGCTGCCCGCAAGTGACACCCTGTGGATGCTGCACATGCAGGCGAGTCTGCAACAAAGCGCGGGCGCATCTTTGCTGCGGCTTGGATATGCGACAGAAAAGCCCCAGGTTCAGCGGTTCGATCACCATCTATGCCATGCAGTCACCGCCTGTTCGTTTGCCCCGGTGTCAGATGCGGCTTGTCTGGTGATCGATGGCGAAGGCGATGTGGGGGCAGTATCTTCGTTTACCTTGCGAGACCGCACCCTGAAACGCGCCTGGCGATCCTGGGGACCAGGCAGTTTGGGAACCTTTTATGGATGGCTCACGGGTCTTTGCGGCTTTGATTGGCGCAAAGGTGAAGAATGGAAAGTGATGGGGCTTGCCGCCTTTGGTGAAGTTGATCCAGACCTTGTCGAAACACTGTCACAGCTTCTTACTGTGGATCGCGGTCGATTGAGGTTTGCCGATTCCAAGCAAACTGCGCAGATTCAAAAGGTGATGGTCCAACATACACGCAAACCGGGATCGCCAATTCTACAAGCAGCAAATCTAGCGGCAACCGGACAGGCATGTTTTGCCAAATTTGCGGATCAAATCCTGGCTTCTGCCGAAAACGATACAACCGGGAACTTGATACTCTCTGGCGGCTGCGCTCTCAATTCCTCGTACAACGGGACGATCGTGGACAGGACTGGATTTGACCAAGTCTTTGTTCCCCCCTGCCCGGCAGATGACGGAAACGCCATTGGCGCGGCTCTTTTGGCCTGGATGTACGATACAAATACCGCCGAAATACCCTTCAATGGAGGCAGCCCCTTCTTAGGAAGCAGCGCCAGCCCAAAAACGCTCGCGGCCTGCCGTGCAGCAGCTGCGCAGGGGCTGAACGTCACCGAGTTAAACGGGCAGTCGGCTGGAATTGTGGCCGCTGAGCTGGCCAAGGGACATGTTTTGGGAGTCATGAGGGGACAATCCGAATTTGGCCCGCGCGCCCTGGGTAACAGATCAATTCTTGCCGATCCACGCAGCCCCGAAATGAAAGACCAAATAAATGCGCGCGTGAAGGGGCGCGAAGCATACAGGCCTTTTGCGCCTGTTGTCTTCGAATCTGAACTCGCCAATTGGTTTGAACAGCCACAGCCCTCTCCCTATATGGCAAAAACGCTCCCTTTCAAGAAACAGGTTACAGATCGCATACCGGCTGTTGTGCATGAAGACGGCACTGGTCGGGTCCAAAGTGTCACGCCCACCATGTACCCGTGGATGTCAGATGTGCTGCAAACCTTTGGGCGCCTCACCGATGTACCCGTTCTGCTCAACACGAGCTTCAATATTATGGGCAAGCCAATCGTACACGATGTTGAAGATGCCATAGGGGCGCTGATGACCACCGGGCTGGATGGCGTCGTTTTTGACGAGTTTTTGATTGGGAAAAAAAATATATGTCCGCCGAGTTGA
- a CDS encoding MerR family transcriptional regulator, with amino-acid sequence MKIGELAKRTGVTAHTIRYYERIGLLPFADRDAGGQRDYDESILVWIEFLKRLKTTGMPIREMLRYAGLRAQGDHTGPERRALLAAHRDRVRAHLANLQASLLVLDTKIDSYVETEKRTHSHDDTRKPINRKPTRARPART; translated from the coding sequence ATGAAAATTGGTGAACTCGCGAAACGCACGGGGGTAACGGCCCATACGATCCGCTATTATGAACGGATTGGGCTCCTTCCATTTGCGGATCGCGATGCAGGTGGGCAACGCGACTATGACGAATCGATCCTCGTTTGGATTGAATTTCTCAAGCGTTTGAAAACAACCGGCATGCCGATCCGTGAAATGCTCCGCTATGCTGGACTGCGCGCACAGGGTGATCACACCGGCCCCGAGCGACGCGCCCTGTTGGCGGCGCACCGCGACAGGGTGCGCGCGCATCTGGCCAATTTACAGGCCTCTCTTCTCGTCCTCGACACCAAGATCGACAGCTATGTCGAAACTGAGAAAAGGACGCATTCCCATGACGATACAAGAAAACCCATCAACAGAAAGCCGACTCGAGCGAGGCCGGCGCGCACTTGA
- a CDS encoding carboxymuconolactone decarboxylase family protein — translation MIDALAGVAPDFANYLFEFPFGDIYSRPGLSLRDREIATIAALAAMGTAQPQLKVHIEAGLNVGLSQEEITEILMQMAVYAGFPAALNGLFVAKDVYTARASEFAEEQT, via the coding sequence GTGATCGACGCATTGGCCGGGGTTGCTCCGGATTTTGCCAACTATCTTTTTGAGTTCCCCTTTGGCGATATCTATTCCCGCCCCGGGTTATCGCTGCGAGATCGCGAAATAGCGACTATTGCGGCTCTGGCCGCTATGGGCACTGCGCAGCCGCAGCTCAAGGTGCATATCGAGGCCGGGCTGAACGTGGGGCTCTCCCAGGAGGAAATCACCGAAATCCTGATGCAAATGGCTGTCTATGCGGGCTTTCCTGCGGCGCTGAACGGGCTCTTTGTTGCAAAGGACGTTTATACCGCTCGTGCGTCCGAATTTGCGGAAGAACAGACATGA
- a CDS encoding NosR/NirI family protein: protein MIDTLRSLVFLRLLGPLALAILASFAANPALSQTAQSVLSHYISKIAPNDIVEGSDAFGPIRDDVPVAPLLKQGVEIGHVFITSDFVGTTGYSGKPIHTMVAVDADARVLGVELVKHSEPIVLIGIPDSKIKAMVHGYRGVDLVAEAQERGSAHDLNIISGATVTVMVIDDGIIRAGLKVARALGLGGLQAAAAADHSFEIAPDAVAPDSWMEMEGDGTLRRLSLDVGQVNAAFAMMDDPRAAKRALTEPSDTTFIDMQTALVSVPGIGQAILGEAENRNLRDWLKPGEHAIAIVGRGLYSFKGSGYVRGGIFDRIVLIQDDVTVRFRDRGHRRMGQIEADDAPEFTERDLFKIPADSGFDPTLPFRIQLLVHREVAAIEKVFTTFELGYQLPPQYQRKTAPDPALQAPLSQSQDLAEEDAQSALWKRIWEDKTAEIIGLLVMLTVLTLVFFFQHFFTRSARFYFWFRISFLTVTLVFLGWYANAQLSVVNLMALFGALVTDFSWQAFLLDPLTFILWFAVATALLFWGRGAYCGWLCPFGALQELTNRIGQALHIPQVQLPWGLHERLWPIKYMIFLGLFGASLYSIEQAEHLAEVEPFKTAIVLKFMRAWPFVAYVAALLMAGLFVERFFCRYLCPLGAALAIPARLRMFDWLKRYRDCGNPCQTCANECPVDAIHPTGEINPNECINCLHCQVLYQSEVKCPVVIKKMKRRARAGSPNAALDAQIANHPNVKNSRKELQDV from the coding sequence ATGATCGACACACTCCGCTCTTTGGTATTTCTGCGCCTGTTGGGACCCTTGGCCTTGGCAATACTGGCCAGCTTTGCGGCCAATCCGGCACTCTCACAAACCGCACAATCGGTTCTGTCCCACTATATTTCAAAAATCGCCCCCAACGATATCGTCGAGGGGAGTGACGCGTTTGGTCCTATCCGCGACGACGTGCCCGTGGCGCCGCTGCTGAAGCAAGGCGTTGAAATCGGACATGTCTTCATAACCTCTGACTTTGTCGGGACCACCGGGTATTCCGGCAAACCAATCCACACCATGGTTGCCGTCGACGCCGACGCGCGGGTGCTGGGCGTCGAATTGGTCAAACATTCCGAACCGATCGTGCTGATCGGCATTCCTGACAGCAAAATCAAGGCGATGGTACATGGCTATCGTGGCGTGGACCTGGTGGCAGAGGCGCAGGAACGCGGCTCGGCCCATGATCTGAACATCATTTCCGGCGCGACTGTCACCGTCATGGTGATCGACGATGGGATCATCCGCGCCGGGCTAAAGGTCGCGCGCGCCCTGGGCCTGGGCGGGTTGCAGGCAGCAGCCGCAGCGGATCACAGCTTTGAAATCGCCCCCGACGCCGTTGCACCAGACAGCTGGATGGAAATGGAGGGCGATGGGACCCTGCGCCGCCTGTCACTGGACGTGGGGCAAGTCAACGCCGCCTTCGCCATGATGGACGACCCGCGCGCCGCCAAACGCGCTCTGACAGAGCCGTCAGACACCACATTCATTGACATGCAAACCGCGCTGGTCAGCGTGCCCGGCATTGGGCAGGCCATTCTGGGCGAAGCCGAAAACCGCAATCTGCGGGATTGGCTGAAGCCGGGCGAACACGCCATCGCAATTGTCGGTCGTGGGCTGTATTCCTTTAAGGGTTCGGGCTATGTGCGCGGCGGCATTTTTGACCGGATCGTACTGATACAGGACGATGTGACTGTGCGGTTTCGCGACCGCGGCCACCGCCGGATGGGCCAGATAGAAGCCGATGATGCGCCCGAATTCACCGAGCGTGATCTGTTCAAAATCCCGGCTGACAGCGGTTTTGACCCAACCCTGCCATTCCGCATCCAGCTATTGGTGCATCGCGAAGTCGCGGCCATCGAAAAGGTCTTTACCACCTTTGAACTGGGGTATCAGCTGCCACCGCAATACCAGCGCAAAACCGCGCCTGACCCGGCGCTGCAAGCCCCCCTGTCGCAGTCACAGGATCTGGCCGAAGAAGATGCGCAATCGGCGCTTTGGAAACGGATATGGGAGGATAAGACCGCCGAAATCATCGGGCTGCTGGTGATGCTGACCGTCCTGACTTTGGTGTTCTTTTTTCAACATTTTTTCACCCGCTCGGCCCGGTTCTATTTCTGGTTCAGGATATCCTTTCTGACGGTCACGCTGGTCTTTCTGGGGTGGTACGCCAATGCGCAGCTTTCGGTTGTGAACCTGATGGCGCTGTTTGGGGCCCTGGTGACGGATTTCAGCTGGCAAGCCTTTCTGCTGGACCCGCTGACCTTCATTCTGTGGTTTGCGGTTGCAACGGCACTGCTGTTCTGGGGACGCGGGGCCTACTGCGGCTGGCTGTGCCCCTTTGGCGCCTTGCAAGAGCTGACCAACCGCATCGGCCAGGCGCTCCACATCCCACAGGTCCAACTGCCCTGGGGTCTGCATGAACGGCTGTGGCCAATCAAATACATGATCTTTCTTGGGCTGTTTGGCGCATCGCTGTATTCCATCGAGCAGGCCGAACACCTGGCCGAAGTGGAACCCTTCAAAACCGCCATCGTGCTGAAATTCATGCGGGCCTGGCCTTTTGTCGCCTATGTTGCGGCGCTTCTGATGGCCGGGCTGTTCGTGGAACGGTTCTTTTGCCGCTATCTCTGCCCATTGGGGGCCGCCCTGGCGATCCCTGCCCGGCTGCGGATGTTTGACTGGCTGAAGCGGTATCGCGACTGCGGCAACCCCTGCCAGACCTGCGCCAATGAATGCCCGGTCGATGCCATTCATCCCACCGGCGAAATCAACCCAAACGAATGCATCAACTGTCTGCATTGTCAGGTGCTGTACCAGTCTGAAGTGAAATGTCCCGTTGTCATCAAAAAGATGAAGCGGCGCGCCAGAGCCGGCTCACCAAATGCGGCTTTGGACGCACAAATTGCAAATCATCCAAATGTGAAGAACTCAAGAAAGGAACTTCAAGATGTCTGA